Proteins encoded in a region of the Dreissena polymorpha isolate Duluth1 chromosome 6, UMN_Dpol_1.0, whole genome shotgun sequence genome:
- the LOC127833283 gene encoding uncharacterized protein LOC127833283, which produces MQFPDNEDRPMRSGHDTDDRKHEDVISYKRDRSIDGREEDRPVGCFDIKSNDLSFDQDCLAREGNDRHVHELNLQIDRDDNVRDNYNNRLNDRKSNKSHLDERNSLHDKINTNSSNSSYGSRQSFKENLDMHQSHDRDFSIIRHSNFGDHESNRMYGERKNNESQSTLYDDRTKSYERDEINSRLFHERCFPIYRHGEVSDDEGIRYFEKSGKRGSSHGSNYDFRGGNNGRKYNTERVFKRARHEHIRVDERGHENLLHVRVDDEDMFLPRRSPLNPVKDYSLNGHSGRNDAVKHETYISKWDAEKYEARRHIKEDSQRERREDFRSFDNHYFSSRLSGYDQVRDPHVEVRDPHVEHVTHMLTANEEGRGCDNMRFDDRNHLPDAYLNSSDAVPLDHMKNSVNGFGEGNSSSRDLYTEIRDQLSVEELQRGQTGDPFNDRVFLSNVQRKIHDEELKIHTELRDFYTDTELEGNRSTQSCLIDETSSGNHCPAELLQTQGGSHASRKRKRDFDSKIVKNTNRKRKSRSEIRKGIRTNENDRRSPAGNDDQRFITEEKTFVQKMFKDTGIKFIDDGIEIPK; this is translated from the coding sequence ATGCAGTTTCCTGATAATGAAGACAGACCAATGCGATCTGGCCATGACACGGATGATCGAAAACACGAAGATGTCATATCCTATAAAAGGGATCGGTCGATCGACGGAAGAGAAGAAGACAGACCAGTTGGCTGCTTTGACATAAAATCAAACGATTTATCTTTCGACCAAGATTGTTTGGCTAGAGAAGGAAACGatagacatgttcatgaacttaATTTACAAATTGACAGAGATGACAACGTACGCGATAATTACAATAATCGGTTGAATGACAGAAAATCAAACAAGAGTCATCTCGATGAACGGAATAGTTTGCATGACAAAATAAATACCAACAGTTCAAATTCTTCATATGGAAGTCGACAAAGTTTCAAAGAAAACCTTGACATGCATCAAAGCCATGATCGAGATTTTTCAATCATAAGACATTCAAATTTTGGAGACCATGAAAGCAATAGAATGTACGGagaaagaaaaaataatgaaaGTCAAAGTACTTTGTATGATGACCGTACAAAGTCTTATGAAAGAGATGAAATAAACAGCAGGCTTTTTCATGAACGATGTTTTCCTATTTACAGACATGGAGAAGTTAGCGATGACGAAGGTATAAGATATTTTGAAAAAAGCGGTAAAAGAGGCAGTTCTCATGGTTCAAATTATGACTTTAGGGGAGGGAACAACGGACGAAAATATAATACTGAACGAGTATTTAAACGAGCAAGACATGAACATATAAGAGTTGATGAACGTGGGCATGAAAACTTATTGCATGTAAGAGTTGATGACGAAGACATGTTCTTGCCAAGACGAAGCCCCCTCAACCCCGTTAAAGATTATAGTTTGAATGGACACTCAGGACGAAACGACGCAGTAAAACATGAAACATACATTTCCAAATGGGATGCTGAAAAATACGAAGCTAGAAGGCATATTAAGGAAGATTCACAAAGAGAAAGGCGAGAAGATTTTAGAAGTTTTGACAACCACTATTTTTCAAGTCGGCTCAGCGGATATGATCAAGTACGTGACCCACATGTTGAAGTACGTGACCCACATGTTGAACATGTTACCCACATGTTGACAGCAAACGAGGAGGGTAGAGGATGTGATAACATGAGATTCGACGACCGAAATCATTTGCCGGATGCTTATTTAAATAGTTCTGATGCTGTACCGCTTGATCACATGAAGAATTCAGTTAATGGTTTCGGTGAAGGGAATAGCAGCTCTCGCGACCTATATACTGAAATAAGAGACCAGTTGAGTGTCGAAGAGCTTCAAAGAGGTCAGACTGGTGATCCATTTAACGATCGAGTTTTTTTGAGTAATGTGCAACGCAAAATACACGATGAAGAACTAAAAATTCACACAGAACTTCGCGACTTTTACACAGACACTGAACTAGAGGGGAACAGAAGCACTCAGTCTTGTTTAATTGACGAGACTTCATCAGGGAATCATTGTCCAGCGGAATTGTTACAGACACAGGGTGGTAGTCACGCATCACGAAAACGTAAAAGAGATTTTGATTCCAAAATTGTAAAGAATACCAACCGAAAACGGAAGTCACGTTCAGAAATTAGGAAAGGTATACGAACTAATGAAAACGACAGGAGATCGCCAGCCGGTAATGATGACCAACGGTTTATTACGGAAGAGAAAACGTTCGtgcaaaaaatgtttaaagaCACTGGTATCAAATTTATAGACGATGGAATTGAAATTCCAAAGTAA